One Triticum dicoccoides isolate Atlit2015 ecotype Zavitan chromosome 5B, WEW_v2.0, whole genome shotgun sequence genomic window carries:
- the LOC119312185 gene encoding uncharacterized protein LOC119312185 — MARLLAQSLARPSPATASLLPLRGLSTKVELIEIDLAEEDPSSVEVVGIRRMEEAIHGVMVRRATPEWLPFVPGGSFWVPPVRRPRGVAELVGRIAASGVGEVSYEADPYVPMTEEEVLSLSTARGWPSAAYFVEGERDE, encoded by the coding sequence ATGGCTCGCCTGCTCGCGCAAAGCCTAGCCCGCCCCTCTCCGGCCACCGCCTCCCTCCTCCCGCTGCGCGGGCTCTCCACCAAGGTCGAGCTCATCGAGATCGACCTCGCCGAGGAGGACCCGTCTTCGGTCGAGGTCGTGGGGATCCGGcgcatggaggaggccatccacggcGTGATGGTGCGGCGGGCCACGCCCGAGTGGCTCCCCTTCGTGCCGGGCGGGTCCTTCTGGGTGCCCCCTGTGCGTCGCCCCCGCGGGGTCGCCGAGCTCGTCGGCCGGATCGCGGCGTCCGGGGTCGGCGAGGTGTCGTACGAGGCGGACCCCTACGTCCCCATGACGGAGGAGGAGGTGCTCTCCCTTTCGACCGCCCGGGGGTGGCCGTCGGCGGCCTACTTCGTCGAAGGTGAGCGGGACGAGTGA